A region of Nostoc flagelliforme CCNUN1 DNA encodes the following proteins:
- a CDS encoding BCSC C-terminal domain-containing protein: MADSFRRYLFVSRYSLYSELILGCLQIQLGVICSVSIWTLSQAKLQAAQAHQAWKSPSELTERVTKVNSESAEQYSKLRTHRDVRPGVWISSTALASPPVSGELNFGDLEFSMPLPYQLKPTPILMAAPENFNPDLQLPPVLPEPPQNSSPPDSPPETSTEPGKPDAVLESIHTDYRYDTDNFGQTNLFFEPTVHFRLNNGNKIFFKTGFNFFEQRGVESITNFPLQVGWQGKIGQVTLQTAAGVDVFNRLPTAINLNAKVDVPISPPQVSSSGQLLSAVVLSGNLEQGPYKSNARTLDNQITAWRFGPDLYWQINRNTSLFSSLRLGSYNDGNSEVQSFTRLERKFGQFSLAANLFNWSFDRNLERTSGYFSPPDFLVYNAEVAWEGDIANFLRCRLAANLGRQRLKGETDNANTYQTRCTVKVSPNIEADLGYSFSNVRNQETGGSAYSGNSLTGQLRVKF; the protein is encoded by the coding sequence ATGGCAGATAGTTTTAGACGTTATCTCTTTGTTTCTAGATATAGTTTGTACAGTGAGTTGATTTTGGGATGCCTACAGATTCAATTGGGAGTAATCTGTAGCGTAAGTATTTGGACATTATCACAAGCAAAGTTACAAGCTGCCCAAGCACATCAGGCCTGGAAATCACCTTCAGAATTGACCGAGCGAGTCACCAAAGTAAATTCTGAGTCAGCAGAGCAATACTCAAAACTTAGAACTCACAGAGATGTCAGACCAGGGGTTTGGATTAGTAGCACAGCGTTAGCGAGTCCGCCAGTATCTGGCGAACTAAACTTTGGTGACTTAGAATTTTCGATGCCGCTCCCCTATCAATTAAAGCCAACACCTATTTTGATGGCGGCACCCGAAAACTTCAATCCTGATTTGCAATTACCGCCAGTGCTACCTGAACCACCCCAAAATTCTAGCCCACCAGATAGCCCACCAGAAACTTCCACCGAACCAGGAAAGCCGGATGCAGTTTTAGAAAGTATTCATACAGACTATCGCTATGACACAGATAACTTTGGTCAAACCAATTTATTCTTTGAACCAACGGTTCATTTTCGATTGAATAATGGCAATAAAATATTTTTCAAGACAGGTTTTAACTTCTTTGAGCAACGCGGTGTTGAATCAATTACCAATTTTCCCTTGCAAGTTGGATGGCAGGGAAAAATTGGGCAAGTGACTCTGCAAACAGCAGCCGGAGTCGATGTGTTCAATCGTTTACCTACAGCTATCAATCTCAATGCTAAGGTGGATGTTCCCATTTCGCCGCCGCAAGTTTCGTCATCCGGTCAATTGCTATCGGCAGTAGTACTATCAGGTAATTTAGAACAAGGGCCTTATAAATCCAATGCCCGAACTTTAGACAATCAAATTACTGCTTGGCGATTTGGGCCTGATTTATACTGGCAGATTAACCGTAACACCAGCTTGTTTTCATCATTGCGTTTGGGCAGTTACAACGATGGTAATTCCGAGGTGCAGTCATTTACTAGGCTAGAGCGCAAGTTTGGACAGTTTTCTCTGGCAGCTAACTTATTCAATTGGAGTTTTGATCGCAATTTAGAACGCACAAGTGGCTATTTTTCTCCACCAGATTTCCTCGTTTACAACGCTGAGGTGGCTTGGGAAGGAGATATTGCTAATTTCTTACGTTGTCGCCTCGCTGCTAACTTAGGACGGCAGCGACTTAAAGGGGAAACTGACAATGCTAATACCTATCAAACGCGATGTACGGTAAAGGTTTCACCAAATATAGAGGCAGACCTCGGCTATAGCTTTAGTAATGTCCGAAATCAAGAAACCGGGGGAAGTGCCTATAGTGGTAATTCCTTGACAGGGCAGTTACGGGTCAAATTTTAG